One region of Quercus lobata isolate SW786 chromosome 2, ValleyOak3.0 Primary Assembly, whole genome shotgun sequence genomic DNA includes:
- the LOC115964944 gene encoding cyclin-C1-2-like — protein sequence HLIRKHIQAIFYAQLCFCLLSLTSFCAFRKSMTEYDPRLVAPTCLYLASKAEESTVQARLLVFYLKKLYADEKYRYDRYEIKEILEMEMKILEALNYYLVDLLLIIEHCLSKYFILYIIYLKYLLVKNISMEILDFYENHRMITDDRIIAAFSKLNLKQ from the exons CACCTCATAAGAAAGCACATTCAGGCAATTTTTTATGCCCAGTTGTGCTTTTGCTTGCTAAGCTTAACTTCTTTTTGTGCTTTCAGAAAGAGTATGACAGAATATGATCCGCGTCTTGTGGCTCCAACCTGCTTGTACCTGGCATCAAAAGCAGAAGAAAGCACAGTGCAGGCCAGGCTTCTTGtattttaccttaaaaaattat ATGCTGATGAAAAGTATAGGTATGATAGatatgaaatcaaagaaatcCTTGAAATGGAAATGAAGATTTTAGAAGCACTCAACTATTATTTAGTTGACCTCCTCCTCATTATCGAGCATTGTCTCAGTAAGTATTTCATCCTTTATATCATCTACCTTAAGTATCTTCTG GTGAAAAATATCTCTATGGAGATACTAGACTTCTATGAAAACCACAGAATGATCACAGATGATAGAATCATTGCTGCTTTCAGCAAGCTAAATTTGAAGCAGTAA
- the LOC115964963 gene encoding sterol 3-beta-glucosyltransferase UGT80B1-like codes for MEESHILFIQLNALAPSSFERHFKKELPLLYRYFQEATTNKVCWKDVIHWMWPLFTDSWGSWRCDDLNLSPCPFTDPVTGLPTWHDMPSSPLLLYGFSKEVVECPGYWPSNVQVCGFWFLPMEWQFSCKECSEISALVSSGNLQRKDELCSAHIDLHTFLKTVSTPPIFVGLSSVGSMGFLKNPQAFLHVLQTVIEITSYRFILFTAGFEALDAAVRMIAAEASSCSSQTQLSEDCISLFNSRLFCFTGSVPYKWLFPKCLVAIHHGGSGTTAAALHAGIPQVRCKSKHFAVLLSLLLMFVHMI; via the exons ATGGAAGAATCTCATATTCTTTTCATACAATTGAATGCTCT TGCACCTTCATCATTTGAGCGCCACTTTAAAAAAGAACTTCCTCTTTTGTATAGATATTTTCAGGAAGCTACAACTAACAAG GTCTGTTGGAAAGACGTGATTCATTGGATGTGGCCTCTTTTCACTGATAGTTGGGGATCTTGGAGATGTGATGATTTGAATCTGAGTCCTTGCCCTTTTACG GATCCAGTAACAGGTCTTCCCACATGGCATGATATGCCTTCATCTCCCCTATTATT GTATGGATTTAGCAAAGAAGTTGTTGAATGCCCTG GTTATTGGCCTTCAAATGTCCAGGTTTGTGGCTTCTGGTTTCTGCCTATGGAGTGGCAGTTTTCTTGTAAGGAGTGCAGTGAAATCTCAGCGCTTGTTTCTTCAGGGAATCTGCAGAGAAAAGATGAACTATGTTCAGCTCATATTGATTTACACACTTTTCTGAAGACTGTGTCAACGCCACCAATTTTTGTTGGGCTGAGCTCTGTTGGAAG CATGGGCTTTCTAAAAAATCCCCAAGCATTTCTTCATGTACTTCAAACTGTTATAGAGATCACAAGTTATAGATTTATCCTCTTCACAGCTGGCTTTGAAGCTTTAGATGCAGCTGTCCGTATGATTGCTGCAGAAGCATCATCGTGTTCAAGTCAAACACAGCTCAGTGAAGATTGCATCTCTCTCTTTAACAGTCGGCTCTTTTGCTTCACTGG TTCCGTGCCATACAAGTGGCTGTTTCCAAAATGTTTGGTTGCAATTCATCATGGGGGCAG TGGAACTACTGCTGCTGCATTACATGCAGGAATCCCACAGGTTAGATGTAAATCTAAACACTTTGCTGTTTTGTTGTCACTATTGTTAATGTTTGTTCACATGATTTAG